The following proteins come from a genomic window of Lolium rigidum isolate FL_2022 chromosome 5, APGP_CSIRO_Lrig_0.1, whole genome shotgun sequence:
- the LOC124652931 gene encoding protein CHAPERONE-LIKE PROTEIN OF POR1, chloroplastic-like, with protein MQATAASFLARPLPRPNRIGRGRYGAVAVRGGVSALPPRLRVVRCSMSLSIGAGSSDAGDSGFSYQYAPVFRRYRERDPYKLLGVDRDASEEEIRSAKNFLIQQYAGHEASEEAIEGAYEKIIMKSYQHRKKTKINLKTKLLKRVEESPSWVKALLGYFEVPSMDIISKRLFFFAFIAGWSIATSAENGPAFQLAISLFSCIYFLNDKMKNLLRASTTGFGVLVGGWIIGSMLVPLIPTFIIPPTWSLELLTSLVAYVFLFLGSTYLK; from the exons atGCAGGCGACGGCCGCATCCTTCCTCGCCCGCCCGCTCCCGCGGCCCAATCG CATTGGCAGGGGAAGAtatggggcggtggcggtgcgcgGAGGCGTCTCAGCGCTGCCGCCGCGCCTGCGGGTGGTGCGGTGCTCTATGAGCCTCTCTATCGGCGCCGGTTCGAGCGACGCCGGAGACAGCGGGTTCAGCTACC AGTATGCTCCTGTCTTCCGAAGGTACCGTGAGCGGGATCCCTACAAGCTTCTTGGTGTTGATCGTGATGCATCTGAAGAAGAGAtcaggagtgcaaaaaactttctaATTCAACAGTATGCTGGGCACGAAGCAAGCGAAGAAGCTATTGAAGGTGCTTATGAGAAGATAATAATGAAGAGCTACCAGCATCGGAAGAAAACAAAAATTAATCTTAAGACCAAGCTATTGAAGCGAGTCGAAGAATCCCCGTCATGGGTTAAGGCTTTGCTTGGATACTTTGAAGTGCCATCAATGGATATTATTTCCAAAAGATTGTTCTTTTTTGCCTTCATCGCCGGATGGAGCATAGCGACTTCTGCTGAGAATGGACCTGCATTCCAG CTTGCGATATCTCTCTTTTCGTGCATATACTTCCTTAATGACAAGATGAAGAACCTTCTCAGAGCCTCCACCACTGG GTTCGGAGTACTTGTCGGTGGCTGGATCATTGGTTCAATGTTGGTCCCTCTTATTCCAACATTTATCATCCCACCTACATGGTCCCTTGAGCTTCTTACCTCGTTGGTTGCATATGTTTTCTTGTTCCTGGGGTCCACTTACCTCAAATGA